The genomic region GGAAAGCCCAGAGGAGGGAAAAGAGTTTTTAGAAATAATTAATTCAGAGAGTGATGCCTTAACTCGAGAAATTAACAAGATACTTATGCTGAGTGAGATTGATATTAAACATATTCCTTTGAGAAAGAGAGCAGTTAACTTATCTCAATTACTCTCAGAGTTAACTGACCATTTAAAACCAGAAGAGCAAACCAGATTAGAAAAGATGGCAAAGGATAAGAAGATAAAATTAATTGTTAATATTCCAAAGGATTTACCACAGATATTTGGAGATTATCATAAAATTAAGACCGCGGTAGAACATCTGATAGAAAATGGAATTAAATTTACGCCAGATGGTGGAGAGGTAAAGATAGCCGCAGAAAGAAGTGGAGATGAAATTAAAGTTTGTGTGAGTGATACCGGGCAGGGAATTTCCAGAGATAAATTAAATGAAATTTTCACCCCATTTTATCAATTAGAATTCCCAATGACCAGAGAAATAAAAGGTATGGGATTAGGTTTAACTCTGGTAAAACATATAATCGAGATACAGGGTGGTAAGATTTGGGTAGAGAGTGAGCCTGGAAAAGGGAGTTCCTTTATTTTTACATTACCGATGAAGTGAAGAGTAGTCACTGAAGAATGAAGAGTTGTTTCCTGTTCACTCCTCAGCCCCTAGTATCGTGTTGAGTAAGTTTTGCACGGGGCATCATCACGTTTCGTAACCTACAAACGGATAATTGGTAACTGGTAACTGGTTAAATAGATTCGTCGTCAGCTCAGCCAAACGGTATTTAATTACCAGTTACCAATCACCAGTTACCAGAATTAAATTCCGTGCGTTATTTGTTCAACACGACAATAGTGTTCACAAAGGAGTAAAATAACTATGGATAAAAAAAAGATTTTAGTTATTGAAGATGACCAGGCGATAGCGAGAATTTTAAAATACAATTTTGAAAAACAGGGTTATTTAATAACTGTGGTTAAGAAAGCAGAAGAGGCTTTAGAAATATTAGCCCAACAAAAATATGACCTTATCATCCATGATATGAAACTTCCCTTATTAGAATATGGATTAGAGTTATTTAGTCAGATAAGAAACAGATATAAAGAAATACCCATTGTTATTTTAAGTGTTGCGGCTGATGAACCCCCGGTCATGGATTTAGATGCGGTGGCATTCATACTTAAACCATTTGAATTTAAAAATTTAAATGTAAGGATAAGGAAGATAGTGAACAGTGAAGAGTTATAACTTGATGTTCAAGTT from bacterium harbors:
- a CDS encoding response regulator → MDKKKILVIEDDQAIARILKYNFEKQGYLITVVKKAEEALEILAQQKYDLIIHDMKLPLLEYGLELFSQIRNRYKEIPIVILSVAADEPPVMDLDAVAFILKPFEFKNLNVRIRKIVNSEEL